In Muribaculum gordoncarteri, the genomic window TGCTTTTACCGTTATCTTTGTCATATCAGTCATGCGAAATCATCTCAACATTCATGAAAATGCATCCTATTATGAAGCATATAGAATCAACATCCGAGCAACCGTGCCGCATACTCATTGCCGACGATGAGCCGCTGGTGTGTGAACTTATGCAATTCAATCTGGAGAAAGAGGGATTTGAGGTTGATGTGTTCCGCAATGTCGATGAGGCTTATCAGGCCGATCTCCCCAACTATAATCTGTTTATAATCGATGTGATGATGAACGACATGATGGGCATGCATTTTGCGCATCACCTCAAGCAGACAAAGAGCACCACATCGATTCCACTGATATTCTGTACGGCCTGCGATGGCGAAAATGACATCATCAACGGCCTTAACTCGGGCGCCGACGACTATATCCTGAAACCCTTCTCGATGAAGGAGATGATAGCCCGTGTTAACGCAGTGCTGCGCCGCCACCGCATGAGCCCCCCACCCCGCCGGCAAAAGTGCTTACCTGCCGTGACATGAGAATCAACATCGACGACATGACCGTGTACATCGGCGACAAGCTGA contains:
- a CDS encoding response regulator transcription factor, giving the protein MKHIESTSEQPCRILIADDEPLVCELMQFNLEKEGFEVDVFRNVDEAYQADLPNYNLFIIDVMMNDMMGMHFAHHLKQTKSTTSIPLIFCTACDGENDIINGLNSGADDYILKPFSMKEMIARVNAVLRRHRMSPPPRRQKCLPAVT